Proteins found in one Sphingobium sp. V4 genomic segment:
- a CDS encoding superoxide dismutase family protein, translated as MKITPILLAVPLGFAMSACATASPDAAAPAAPTARASLAAGDGSARGQAMVTEAADGLHVVVKAQGVTPGIHAVHIHTTGTCTGPDFTSAGGHWNPAGRQHGKDNPAGMHMGDMPNMVAGSDGAGELEYVVAHGSIQGGATPLLDADGAAVVIHAQADDNKTDPTGNAGGRVACGVLKAG; from the coding sequence ATGAAGATCACGCCCATCCTGCTCGCCGTGCCGCTTGGTTTCGCCATGTCGGCTTGCGCCACCGCTTCCCCGGATGCGGCCGCGCCCGCCGCGCCCACGGCCCGCGCCAGCCTGGCGGCTGGTGACGGCAGCGCGCGGGGGCAGGCAATGGTGACCGAGGCGGCGGACGGGCTGCATGTCGTGGTCAAGGCGCAGGGCGTGACGCCGGGCATCCACGCCGTGCATATCCACACCACCGGTACCTGCACCGGGCCCGACTTCACCAGCGCGGGCGGTCACTGGAACCCGGCCGGGCGGCAGCATGGCAAGGACAATCCCGCTGGTATGCATATGGGCGACATGCCCAACATGGTCGCCGGGTCGGACGGCGCGGGCGAACTGGAATATGTGGTCGCGCATGGCAGCATCCAGGGCGGCGCGACCCCGCTGCTCGATGCCGATGGCGCGGCTGTGGTGATCCATGCCCAGGCCGATGACAACAAGACCGACCCGACCGGTAATGCCGGCGGCCGGGTCGCCTGCGGCGTGCTCAAGGCGGGCTGA
- the thpR gene encoding RNA 2',3'-cyclic phosphodiesterase yields the protein MHRLFVAIRPPAPIRSLLLSLMAGVPGARWQDDDQLHLTLRFIGEVERHQANDIADALAAIRFAPFDISLSGVGSFDRKGVVDTLWAGVQPRDPLAQLHRKIDRACVSAGLAPEGRAYLPHITLARFGRAGGMVDAFLAAHAALASPPFPITGFSLFESRIGHGGARYEAVADYGEFEDEFGGGGPVAPA from the coding sequence ATGCACCGTCTGTTCGTGGCCATCCGCCCGCCCGCACCGATCCGTTCCCTTCTGCTGTCGCTGATGGCGGGCGTGCCCGGCGCGCGCTGGCAGGATGACGACCAGTTGCACCTGACCCTGCGCTTCATCGGGGAGGTCGAGCGGCACCAGGCCAACGACATTGCCGATGCGCTGGCCGCGATCCGTTTCGCGCCCTTCGACATCAGCCTGTCGGGCGTCGGCAGCTTCGACCGCAAGGGCGTGGTGGACACGCTCTGGGCCGGCGTCCAGCCGCGCGATCCGCTGGCGCAACTGCACCGGAAGATCGACCGGGCCTGCGTCTCCGCCGGCCTTGCGCCCGAGGGTCGCGCCTATCTGCCCCATATCACCCTGGCGCGGTTCGGCCGCGCGGGCGGCATGGTGGACGCCTTTCTGGCCGCCCATGCCGCTCTCGCCAGCCCGCCCTTTCCGATCACCGGCTTTAGCCTGTTCGAAAGCCGGATCGGCCATGGCGGCGCCCGATACGAGGCCGTGGCCGACTATGGAGAATTTGAGGACGAATTTGGAGGCGGAGGCCCGGTCGCCCCCGCCTGA
- a CDS encoding Bax inhibitor-1/YccA family protein, which yields MANWSDPRPGTEAGIPGFGGTTAARGEAFDAGLRRYMLSVYNYMASGVLLTGIVALLFASSGLAYQILAGPGILKYVIMFAPLAFVMVMSFGINRLSTVTMQALFWAYAAVMGLSLSSIFLVYTGTSIAQTFFATAAAFAGLSLWGYTTKKDLSGFGTFLIMGLVGLFIAMLINLFLKSSAMDLVISCLGVLLFAGLTAYDTQKIKSIYAHVAGTDMMGKSVVMGALNLYLDFINMFLFLLRFMGGNRD from the coding sequence ATGGCCAACTGGTCCGACCCCCGTCCCGGCACAGAGGCCGGCATTCCGGGCTTTGGCGGCACCACCGCCGCGCGCGGCGAGGCGTTCGACGCCGGGCTGCGCCGCTACATGCTGTCGGTCTATAATTATATGGCGAGCGGCGTGCTGCTGACGGGCATCGTCGCGCTGCTGTTCGCGTCGAGCGGGCTTGCCTATCAGATACTCGCCGGCCCCGGCATACTGAAATATGTCATCATGTTCGCGCCGCTGGCGTTCGTGATGGTAATGAGCTTCGGCATCAACCGCCTGTCGACGGTGACGATGCAGGCGCTGTTCTGGGCTTATGCCGCGGTGATGGGTCTGTCGCTCTCGTCGATCTTCCTGGTCTATACCGGCACGTCGATCGCGCAGACCTTCTTCGCGACCGCCGCCGCCTTCGCGGGCCTCAGTCTCTGGGGCTACACCACGAAGAAGGATCTTTCGGGTTTCGGCACCTTCCTGATCATGGGCCTGGTCGGCCTTTTCATCGCGATGCTGATCAACCTGTTCCTGAAGTCGAGCGCGATGGACCTGGTCATCAGCTGCCTTGGCGTGCTGCTGTTCGCAGGCCTCACCGCCTATGACACGCAGAAGATCAAAAGCATCTACGCCCATGTCGCGGGTACGGACATGATGGGCAAGTCGGTGGTGATGGGGGCGCTGAACCTCTATCTCGACTTCATCAACATGTTCCTGTTCCTGCTGCGCTTCATGGGCGGCAACCGCGACTGA
- a CDS encoding glutathione S-transferase family protein, whose protein sequence is MSLDLVFYTNPMSRGQIARWMLEEVGEVYETVILDYGTTMKAANYLTINPMGKVPAIVHQGRVVTECAAICAYLADAFPGAGLAPPPADRHAYYRWLFFAAGPVEAAVTNRAMGFVLPEGRERAAGYGSLDAVLDTLEQAVSGDAWICGDQFTAADVYVGSQIDWGLAFGTMPARPAYTAYAERLRARPAYQRQKDIDGALIAEMQKQD, encoded by the coding sequence ATGTCCCTCGATCTCGTCTTCTACACCAATCCCATGTCGCGCGGGCAGATCGCCCGCTGGATGCTGGAAGAGGTCGGCGAAGTCTATGAAACCGTCATCCTCGATTATGGGACGACGATGAAGGCCGCCAACTATCTTACGATCAATCCGATGGGCAAGGTTCCCGCAATCGTCCATCAGGGGCGCGTAGTGACCGAATGCGCCGCCATCTGCGCCTATCTGGCGGACGCCTTCCCCGGCGCCGGTCTCGCCCCGCCCCCTGCCGATCGCCACGCTTATTACCGCTGGCTCTTCTTCGCCGCCGGCCCGGTGGAGGCCGCCGTCACCAACAGGGCGATGGGCTTCGTCCTGCCCGAGGGGCGCGAGCGCGCCGCCGGCTATGGATCGCTCGACGCGGTGCTGGACACACTTGAACAAGCCGTATCGGGCGACGCCTGGATTTGCGGAGACCAATTTACGGCTGCCGACGTCTATGTCGGGTCACAGATCGACTGGGGCCTCGCCTTCGGCACCATGCCTGCTCGCCCCGCCTATACCGCCTATGCCGAAAGGCTCCGCGCCCGCCCAGCCTATCAGCGCCAGAAAGACATTGACGGCGCGCTGATCGCGGAGATGCAGAAGCAGGACTGA
- a CDS encoding HAMP domain-containing sensor histidine kinase, with translation MIGIAALWISVLLIGGGVALDRVLADAITRNFDDGMNYVLTAMIAASEIGPDGEVLFNRELADQRFLEPNSGLYYQISAKGHEDWRSRSLWDRALKVPPEHHDRHLHVYDSKQFPGEDLRIMERTVILPGSNARWMFMVAQAREGLDGQIRTLRSTLFKSFTLLALGLFVLATLQTIYGLRPLRKVRLEIIRMRGGEKNRVTEPMPAEVLPMVEELNALLAHNERQAEEARTHAGNLAHALKTPLTVIMNAATARSPDLGETVIREATTMRRQVDHHLARARAVGRRGAAHSRAEVWASLTAVERAVQRLYPEARVDMDGDKEAAVRVERQDLDEMLGNLIENAAKYGGGSVFATVGRAAGMVEILVEDDGMGIPEADRVRIFDRGVRLDSGKPGTGLGLAIVRDVAEIYGGTVALEESEDLGGLLVRLRLPSA, from the coding sequence ATGATCGGCATCGCGGCTCTGTGGATCAGCGTGCTGCTGATCGGCGGCGGCGTGGCGCTGGACCGGGTGCTGGCGGATGCGATCACCCGCAATTTCGACGACGGCATGAACTATGTGCTGACCGCGATGATCGCCGCGTCGGAAATCGGTCCGGACGGCGAGGTGCTGTTCAACCGCGAACTCGCCGACCAGCGCTTTCTCGAACCCAATAGCGGCCTCTATTACCAGATCAGCGCCAAGGGGCATGAGGACTGGCGCTCGCGCTCGCTCTGGGACCGCGCGCTCAAGGTGCCGCCGGAACATCATGACCGCCATCTCCATGTCTATGACAGCAAGCAGTTTCCGGGCGAGGATCTGCGCATCATGGAACGCACCGTCATCCTGCCCGGCTCGAACGCGCGCTGGATGTTCATGGTCGCGCAGGCGCGCGAGGGGCTGGACGGGCAGATCAGGACGCTCCGCTCCACCCTCTTCAAGAGCTTCACCCTGCTCGCGCTCGGCCTGTTCGTGCTCGCCACGCTCCAGACCATCTATGGCCTGCGTCCGCTGCGCAAGGTACGGCTGGAAATCATCCGGATGCGAGGGGGCGAGAAGAATCGCGTGACCGAACCCATGCCCGCCGAAGTGCTGCCCATGGTCGAGGAACTCAACGCCCTGCTCGCCCATAATGAACGCCAGGCGGAGGAAGCGCGCACCCATGCGGGCAACCTCGCCCATGCGCTCAAGACCCCGCTCACCGTCATCATGAACGCCGCCACCGCCCGCTCGCCCGACCTGGGCGAAACGGTGATCCGCGAGGCGACGACGATGCGGCGACAGGTCGACCATCATCTCGCCCGCGCCCGCGCGGTGGGGCGGCGCGGCGCGGCACACAGCCGCGCGGAAGTCTGGGCCAGCCTGACCGCCGTGGAGCGCGCGGTGCAGCGCCTCTATCCCGAAGCGCGCGTCGACATGGACGGCGACAAGGAGGCTGCCGTGCGCGTCGAGCGGCAGGATCTCGACGAAATGCTCGGCAACCTGATCGAGAACGCGGCCAAATATGGCGGCGGTAGCGTCTTCGCGACGGTCGGCCGCGCGGCCGGCATGGTCGAAATCCTGGTCGAGGATGACGGCATGGGCATACCGGAGGCCGACCGCGTCCGCATCTTCGACCGCGGCGTGCGCCTCGATTCCGGCAAGCCCGGCACCGGCCTCGGCCTCGCCATCGTCCGCGACGTGGCCGAAATCTATGGCGGCACCGTCGCCCTGGAGGAAAGCGAGGATCTGGGCGGCCTGCTGGTAAGGCTGCGACTGCCGTCGGCTTGA
- a CDS encoding response regulator transcription factor yields the protein MRLLIVEDEPSLGQQLRNTLEGAGYAVDLATDGEDGHFLGATESYDAVVLDLGLPTIDGLTVLDRWRKEGRAFPVLVLTARDSWSDKVAGLDAGADDYLAKPFQSEELIARLRALIRRASGNASSELTAGDVRLDTRSGKVTLKGDPVKLTAQEYKLLSYLLHHKGKVVSRTELIEHIYDQDFDRDSNTIEVFVTRIRKKLGADVITTIRGLGYSLDEPGR from the coding sequence ATGCGTCTGCTGATCGTCGAGGATGAACCGAGCCTGGGCCAGCAGCTCAGGAACACGCTGGAGGGCGCGGGCTACGCCGTGGACCTCGCCACCGATGGCGAGGACGGCCATTTCCTGGGCGCGACCGAAAGCTATGACGCGGTTGTGCTGGACCTGGGCCTTCCCACCATCGACGGCCTCACCGTGCTCGACCGCTGGCGCAAGGAAGGCCGCGCTTTCCCCGTGCTGGTGCTGACCGCGCGCGATAGCTGGTCGGACAAGGTGGCCGGTCTCGATGCCGGTGCGGACGACTATCTCGCCAAGCCGTTCCAGAGCGAGGAACTGATCGCGCGCCTGCGCGCGCTCATCCGCCGCGCGTCTGGCAATGCGTCGAGCGAACTGACCGCAGGCGACGTCCGCCTCGATACCCGCTCGGGCAAGGTGACGCTGAAGGGCGATCCGGTGAAGCTCACCGCGCAGGAATATAAGCTGCTCTCCTACCTGCTCCACCACAAGGGCAAGGTGGTCAGCCGTACCGAGCTGATCGAGCATATCTACGATCAGGATTTCGACCGTGATTCCAACACGATCGAGGTGTTCGTCACCCGCATCCGCAAGAAGCTGGGCGCCGACGTCATCACCACCATCCGCGGCCTCGGCTATAGCCTGGACGAGCCGGGGCGGTAA
- a CDS encoding SIMPL domain-containing protein (The SIMPL domain is named for its presence in mouse protein SIMPL (signalling molecule that associates with mouse pelle-like kinase). Bacterial member BP26, from Brucella, was shown to assemble into a channel-like structure, while YggE from E. coli has been associated with resistance to oxidative stress.) yields MKSALALMALGAAALPVAALAQTSVTIAETAPVVTLNVTESVEAAPDVATVGTGVQTRAQTAQAAMQDNAAQTERLIAALAKAGIAKKDIQTSGINLSAQYDYSNRDGQPSGPRFIGYEASNQLTVKLRDIKRVGASLDAMVAAGATNINGPSFSIEDPSPLLVQARGAALKSARTQADFYAQAAGFGSARLVSISESNSGGTPPMPMMQSARFKADAAPVTPVEPGQVSASVTLTVQYALEK; encoded by the coding sequence ATGAAATCCGCTCTCGCCCTGATGGCGCTCGGCGCCGCCGCACTGCCTGTCGCGGCACTTGCCCAGACCAGCGTCACCATCGCCGAGACCGCGCCGGTGGTGACATTGAACGTCACCGAAAGCGTCGAGGCCGCGCCAGATGTCGCGACCGTCGGCACCGGCGTCCAGACCCGCGCACAGACCGCGCAGGCCGCCATGCAGGACAATGCCGCGCAGACCGAAAGGTTGATCGCAGCGCTGGCCAAGGCCGGCATCGCGAAAAAGGACATCCAGACCAGCGGCATCAATCTCAGCGCCCAATATGACTACAGCAACCGCGACGGCCAGCCGTCCGGCCCACGCTTCATCGGCTATGAAGCGTCGAACCAGCTGACGGTGAAGCTGCGCGACATCAAGCGGGTCGGCGCGTCGCTCGACGCGATGGTCGCGGCAGGGGCGACCAACATCAACGGTCCCAGCTTCTCGATCGAAGACCCCTCGCCGCTCCTCGTCCAGGCGCGCGGCGCCGCGCTGAAAAGCGCCAGGACACAGGCCGATTTCTATGCACAGGCCGCAGGATTTGGTTCGGCGCGACTGGTGTCGATCAGTGAAAGCAACAGCGGCGGCACTCCGCCGATGCCGATGATGCAAAGCGCGCGCTTCAAGGCCGACGCCGCGCCCGTCACCCCGGTCGAACCCGGTCAGGTGAGCGCCTCGGTGACGCTGACCGTGCAATATGCGCTGGAGAAATAG
- a CDS encoding ABC-F family ATP-binding cassette domain-containing protein, whose amino-acid sequence MAAPILSFENLGLSQGTHWLFRGIDIHVGQRDRLALIGRNGAGKTTLLKLIGGQIEPDEGTRSVQPGARVITLEQDPDVTPFATLRDFALAGEFAPPPHEVEAIADQLGIDLSREAKTASGGERRRAAIARALASEPDLLLLDEPTNHLDIAAIDWLENWLARYNGAFIVISHDRAFLTRLTRQTLWLDRGQMRRNEVGFGGFEQWMEAVYAEEARAAEKLDAKLKIEAHWLERGVTARRKRNQGRLAKLWEMRAQRAAMQGPQGTAKIAVASDDSKTKSVIKAEHVTKAFGDRTIIKDFSLRVQRGDRIGIVGGNGAGKSTLLKLLTGEMAPDSGEVTLARTLDMIFIDQQRSLMQGDKSVRDVLAEGGDWIDVRGSRKHVHGYLKDFLFDPSLAEAKVGTLSGGERSRLLFAREFARESNLLVLDEPTNDLDLETLDLLQEVIADYDGTVLIVSHDRDFLDRTVTVTLGLDGTGVVDVIVGGYADWIAKRDPRKAPRAEKKEAAPPPPPKPLSAKLSYKDQRDLDLLPKRIEELEAAIARDEEALADPALYTRDPAKFAALTGAIEKARAEKDAAEERWLELAEKAEGLAG is encoded by the coding sequence ATGGCAGCTCCGATCCTCTCCTTCGAAAATCTCGGCCTCTCGCAGGGCACCCACTGGCTGTTTCGCGGCATCGACATTCATGTCGGGCAGCGCGACCGGCTGGCGCTGATCGGGCGCAACGGCGCTGGCAAGACGACGTTGCTGAAGCTGATCGGCGGCCAAATCGAGCCGGACGAGGGCACGCGATCGGTCCAGCCGGGCGCGCGGGTCATCACGCTGGAACAGGACCCGGACGTGACACCCTTTGCCACGCTGCGCGATTTCGCGCTGGCTGGAGAATTCGCGCCGCCCCCCCATGAGGTGGAGGCGATCGCCGACCAGCTGGGCATCGACCTGTCGCGCGAGGCGAAGACGGCGAGCGGCGGCGAGCGTCGCCGCGCCGCCATTGCCCGCGCGCTGGCGAGCGAGCCGGACCTGCTGCTGCTCGACGAGCCGACCAACCATCTGGACATCGCCGCGATCGACTGGCTGGAAAACTGGCTGGCGCGCTACAACGGAGCCTTCATCGTCATCAGCCATGACCGCGCCTTCCTGACCCGGCTCACGCGCCAGACGCTGTGGCTCGACCGCGGGCAGATGCGCCGCAACGAGGTGGGATTCGGCGGGTTCGAGCAGTGGATGGAAGCGGTCTATGCCGAGGAGGCGCGGGCGGCCGAGAAGCTGGACGCGAAGCTGAAGATCGAGGCGCACTGGCTGGAACGCGGCGTCACCGCGCGGCGCAAGCGCAACCAGGGGCGGCTCGCGAAACTGTGGGAAATGCGCGCCCAGCGCGCGGCGATGCAGGGACCGCAGGGAACCGCCAAGATCGCGGTGGCGAGCGACGACAGCAAGACCAAGAGCGTCATCAAGGCCGAGCATGTCACCAAGGCGTTCGGGGACCGCACGATCATCAAGGATTTTTCGCTGCGCGTGCAGCGCGGCGACCGGATCGGAATCGTCGGCGGCAATGGCGCGGGCAAATCGACGCTGCTGAAGCTGCTGACCGGGGAAATGGCGCCCGACAGCGGCGAGGTGACGCTGGCCAGGACGCTGGACATGATCTTCATCGACCAGCAGCGCAGCCTGATGCAGGGCGACAAGAGCGTGCGCGACGTGCTGGCGGAAGGGGGCGACTGGATCGACGTGCGGGGGTCACGCAAGCATGTCCATGGCTATCTCAAGGATTTCCTGTTCGATCCGAGCCTTGCCGAGGCGAAGGTCGGCACATTGTCCGGCGGCGAGCGGTCGCGGCTGCTGTTCGCGCGGGAATTTGCGCGCGAATCCAATCTGCTGGTGCTGGACGAGCCGACCAACGACCTAGACCTCGAAACGCTCGACCTGTTGCAGGAAGTGATCGCGGACTATGACGGCACGGTGCTGATCGTCAGCCATGACCGCGACTTTCTGGATCGCACCGTCACGGTGACGCTGGGGCTGGACGGCACCGGCGTGGTGGACGTGATCGTGGGGGGCTATGCCGACTGGATCGCCAAGCGCGACCCACGCAAGGCACCCAGGGCGGAGAAGAAGGAGGCCGCGCCTCCGCCTCCGCCAAAGCCCCTATCGGCCAAGCTCAGCTACAAGGACCAGCGCGACCTGGACCTGCTCCCCAAGCGGATCGAAGAACTGGAAGCGGCGATCGCGCGGGACGAGGAGGCGCTGGCCGATCCGGCGCTCTACACCCGCGATCCCGCGAAGTTCGCCGCGCTGACCGGCGCGATCGAGAAGGCGCGGGCCGAAAAGGATGCAGCCGAGGAGCGCTGGTTGGAACTGGCAGAGAAGGCCGAGGGTCTGGCCGGCTGA
- a CDS encoding VIT family protein, which translates to MDTQTASAQPHHEVHYVNRVGWLRALVLGANDGIVSTASLMTGIAASGADAQTILLTGIASLVAGAMSMAAGEYVSVSAQSDTERADLAKERKALATQPDAEWAELRDIYVERGLTPDLAGEVAQQLMAADALAAHARDELGISEIATARPVQAALASAASFAAGAAPPVLAAALVPASEAIIAIVGICLLCLAMLGHAGARLGGAKPLRSILRTLFWGALAMAVTAGAGHLFGAAI; encoded by the coding sequence ATGGACACGCAGACCGCATCCGCACAGCCCCATCATGAGGTTCATTATGTGAACCGCGTCGGCTGGCTGCGGGCGTTGGTCCTGGGCGCGAATGACGGGATCGTGTCCACCGCCAGCCTGATGACCGGCATCGCGGCGTCGGGCGCGGACGCGCAGACCATCCTGTTGACCGGCATCGCTTCGCTGGTGGCGGGCGCCATGTCGATGGCGGCAGGGGAATATGTTTCCGTCAGCGCGCAGTCGGACACGGAGCGGGCCGATCTTGCCAAGGAGAGGAAGGCGCTCGCCACCCAGCCCGATGCCGAATGGGCGGAATTGCGCGACATCTATGTCGAACGTGGCCTGACGCCGGACCTGGCGGGCGAGGTGGCGCAGCAGTTGATGGCGGCCGATGCGCTGGCGGCCCATGCGCGGGACGAGCTGGGCATTTCCGAAATCGCGACCGCGCGTCCGGTGCAGGCCGCGCTGGCCTCCGCCGCCAGCTTTGCGGCGGGAGCGGCGCCGCCGGTGCTGGCCGCCGCGCTCGTGCCGGCGAGCGAGGCCATCATCGCGATCGTGGGGATTTGCCTGCTCTGCCTGGCCATGCTGGGCCATGCCGGGGCGCGGCTGGGCGGAGCGAAGCCGCTGCGGTCGATCCTGCGCACGCTGTTCTGGGGCGCGCTGGCGATGGCGGTGACGGCGGGCGCGGGGCATCTTTTCGGCGCGGCGATATGA
- a CDS encoding glutathione peroxidase encodes MTDIQQIPLKTINGTDASLADYAGQVVLAVNVASKCGLTPQYEGLEKLYADYKAKGLVVAGFPANDFGAQEPGSNDEIASFCTTNFGVDFPMFEKIVVTGPEKHPLYAALTSAQPEAQGEGDGFREKLKGYGMTPTEQPEVLWNFEKFLIGRDGSVAARFAPTTAPDDPALVAAIEAELAK; translated from the coding sequence ATGACTGATATCCAGCAGATTCCCCTCAAGACGATCAATGGGACGGACGCCAGCCTGGCGGATTATGCTGGCCAGGTGGTGCTGGCGGTCAATGTCGCCTCCAAATGCGGGCTGACCCCGCAATATGAGGGGCTGGAAAAGCTCTATGCCGACTATAAGGCCAAGGGGCTGGTCGTGGCAGGTTTTCCCGCCAATGATTTCGGCGCGCAGGAGCCGGGCAGCAACGACGAGATCGCCAGCTTCTGCACCACCAATTTCGGCGTGGATTTCCCGATGTTCGAAAAGATCGTCGTCACCGGCCCCGAAAAGCATCCCCTCTACGCCGCATTGACCAGCGCGCAGCCTGAAGCGCAGGGCGAGGGCGACGGGTTTCGCGAAAAGCTGAAAGGTTATGGCATGACACCGACCGAACAGCCCGAAGTCCTGTGGAATTTCGAGAAGTTCCTGATCGGCAGGGACGGTAGCGTCGCCGCCCGTTTCGCGCCGACGACGGCGCCTGACGACCCAGCGCTGGTCGCCGCGATCGAGGCGGAACTGGCCAAGTGA
- a CDS encoding M20/M25/M40 family metallo-hydrolase has protein sequence MIRSLIAGALLLGGAPIAHAALSPAERKIGASVEAGYEPSVVLLEKLVNQNSGSMNFPGVKAVADMLRPEFEALGFAVTWKPMDAAKRAGHLIAVHKGRAGTTKMLLIGHLDTVFEPDSPFQTFVREGDFARGPGAADDKGGVATMLLALKAMQAAGTLKTANIEVVLTGDEEDSGDPVSIARADLVAAGKRADVALDFEGLSQEDGKDMGSIARRSSNSWTLSATGKSGHSSGIFSEKAGDGAIYELARIITAFRKELPEPNLTFNVGLIGGGQSAEVDKDGVRIAVTGKTNIIPPVAVAKGDFRTLSEEQTSRVQAKMQAIVDSGHLNGTSASITFDLGYPSMAPTDGNRALLAKLNGINRDLGLAEMPALDPLKRGAGDIAFVAQDTDGLVGLGPASSGDHSPAEKVDLASMKRQAKRAAILMSRLAAEPGRK, from the coding sequence GTGATTCGGTCGCTGATCGCGGGCGCGCTGCTGTTGGGCGGCGCGCCGATCGCCCATGCGGCGCTCAGCCCGGCCGAGCGCAAGATCGGAGCAAGCGTGGAGGCGGGCTATGAACCGTCCGTCGTGCTGCTCGAAAAACTGGTGAACCAGAATAGCGGATCGATGAACTTTCCGGGCGTGAAGGCGGTAGCCGACATGCTGCGCCCGGAGTTCGAGGCGCTGGGCTTTGCCGTGACGTGGAAGCCGATGGATGCGGCCAAGCGGGCCGGTCATCTGATTGCGGTCCACAAGGGCAGAGCCGGCACGACGAAGATGCTGTTGATCGGCCATCTCGACACCGTGTTCGAACCGGATTCGCCGTTCCAGACCTTCGTGCGCGAAGGCGACTTCGCCCGTGGCCCCGGCGCAGCCGACGACAAGGGCGGGGTGGCGACGATGCTGCTGGCGTTGAAGGCCATGCAGGCAGCAGGCACGCTGAAGACCGCCAATATCGAAGTGGTGCTGACCGGCGACGAGGAGGATTCGGGCGATCCCGTCTCGATCGCGCGCGCTGATCTGGTCGCGGCGGGCAAGCGCGCCGATGTCGCGCTCGATTTCGAGGGGCTGTCCCAGGAAGACGGCAAGGACATGGGCTCGATCGCCCGCCGCTCCTCCAACAGCTGGACGCTGAGCGCGACGGGCAAGTCGGGCCATAGCTCGGGCATCTTCTCCGAAAAGGCGGGGGATGGCGCGATATATGAACTGGCGCGGATCATCACGGCCTTCCGCAAGGAACTGCCCGAACCGAACCTGACCTTCAATGTCGGGCTGATCGGCGGCGGCCAGAGCGCGGAGGTGGACAAGGACGGCGTGCGGATCGCGGTGACGGGCAAGACCAACATCATCCCGCCGGTCGCGGTGGCGAAGGGTGATTTCCGGACGCTGAGCGAGGAGCAGACCAGCCGGGTGCAGGCGAAAATGCAGGCGATCGTCGACAGCGGGCACCTCAACGGCACGTCGGCCAGCATCACCTTCGACCTCGGCTATCCGTCGATGGCGCCCACTGATGGCAACAGGGCGTTGCTGGCCAAGCTGAACGGCATCAACCGCGACCTGGGCCTGGCCGAAATGCCCGCGCTCGATCCGCTCAAGCGCGGCGCGGGCGACATCGCCTTCGTCGCGCAGGATACGGACGGACTGGTCGGGCTGGGGCCGGCTTCCAGTGGCGACCATAGCCCGGCGGAGAAGGTCGATCTGGCGAGCATGAAGCGTCAGGCGAAGCGCGCCGCCATATTGATGAGCCGGCTGGCGGCGGAGCCGGGACGGAAGTGA
- a CDS encoding trimeric intracellular cation channel family protein, giving the protein MLPHSPLLPPSIGPVLETLSIIGTFVFAASGALAAARLQQTLVTFAFFALVTGVGGGTVRDLLIGAPVFWVVDAVPAIACMAAALVVWFTPRRWWKERALDWLDAVGLAAFAVFGAAKAMSFGVPPFVAGMMGVVTGCVGGIMRDLLAGEPSILLRPELYVTVAAFASGLFVALRWIGLDMPVAGMIAALLGFALRAAAIRRGLGLPVYRDEQG; this is encoded by the coding sequence ATGCTTCCACATTCGCCGCTGCTCCCCCCGTCGATCGGTCCGGTGCTTGAAACATTGAGCATCATCGGCACATTCGTCTTCGCCGCATCGGGCGCGCTGGCCGCCGCGCGGCTGCAGCAGACACTCGTCACCTTCGCCTTCTTCGCGCTGGTGACGGGAGTGGGCGGCGGCACGGTGCGCGACCTTCTGATCGGGGCGCCGGTCTTCTGGGTGGTGGACGCGGTGCCGGCGATCGCCTGCATGGCGGCGGCGCTGGTCGTCTGGTTCACCCCGCGCCGCTGGTGGAAGGAGCGGGCGCTCGACTGGCTAGACGCGGTGGGCCTGGCTGCTTTCGCGGTGTTCGGCGCGGCCAAGGCGATGAGCTTCGGCGTGCCGCCTTTCGTCGCGGGCATGATGGGCGTGGTGACGGGCTGCGTCGGCGGCATCATGCGCGACCTGCTGGCGGGCGAGCCGTCGATCCTGCTCAGACCCGAACTCTATGTGACGGTGGCTGCCTTTGCGTCGGGGCTGTTCGTGGCGCTGCGCTGGATCGGGCTGGACATGCCGGTCGCCGGTATGATCGCCGCGCTGCTGGGCTTCGCGCTGCGGGCGGCGGCGATCCGGCGGGGGCTGGGGTTGCCGGTCTATCGGGATGAGCAGGGGTAG